The DNA window CTTTACTCTTTAGACCCTGCTGGAGGTATGATTGAAGATACATACATATCTACCGGATCAGGTTCCATCGTTGCTTACGGTGTTCTTGAAGACAGATTTAGAGATGATTTGACAACTGATGAAGGAATTGAAATAGCTATAAGAGCTATCAGAGCTGCTGCTGAACGTGACACATATTCCGGAAACGGATATTTAGTTGCCAAAGTAGATAAAGACGGCTTTGAAATGTTAGATAATGAAAAAATTAATGCAGTTTTGGATAAGATATAAAGCAAAAGACAATTTTTCATAACTAACTATTTTTTTATATAATAATGTGTACATAGTTTATGAAATTCAACTAATTATAGCTAAATGCTTTTCATAAACTATAATTAATACACATAACTTTTTTTGAAGGGATTATATGACTTCAGATATTTTAGAGAATATTAAAAAGGAGATTTTGCAAAAGCTACCTGATGAAATTCAAGTTTCAAAAGTTGAATTTGAAGGACCTGAAGTGGTAGTTTATACCAAAAATCCAGAAATTATAACTGAAAACGGTGACTTGATAAGGTCACTTGCAAAAGAACTTAGAAAAAGGATTATCATTAGATCTGATAAAAGTGCATTACTTGAACCTGAAAAAACTATTGAAAAGATTCATGAAATAGTTCCTGAAGGTGCTGAAATCACTGATATTTATTTTGATACTGTTACCGGTGAAGTGGTGATTACCGCTAAAAAACCAGGACTTGTTATTGGAAAATATGGAGTAACCTCCAGAAATATTGTAAAAAATACCGGATGGGCGCCTAAAATTTTAAGAACCCCTCCAATCAGTTCAGACATAATCGGAAAAATAAGAACTATTCAAAAAAACAGCAGCAAAGAAAGAAAGAAAATGTTGCAACGCCTCGGACGTCAAATCCATCAGGGAAGTAAATATCCTAATGACTGGGCAAGAGTTACTTCAATGGGAGGATTTAAAGAAGTTGGACGTTCATCTATGCTTTTACAAACACCTAACAGCCGTGTCTTACTAGACTGTGGTGTTAATGTAGCTGCATCAGATAATAAAAATGCGTTTCCTTATCTTAATGCACCTGAATTTTCAATCGAAGAATTAGATGCAGTTATTATTTCTCACGCACACTTAGATCACTGTGGATTTGTACCATACCTTTATCATTATGGATATGAAGGACCTGTTTATTGTACAACTCCAACCAGAGATTTAACTACATTACTTCAATTTGATCATTTGGATATCGCCCACAGAGAAGGCAATCCTTTACCATTTACATCAAAACATGTAAAACAAGCAATTAAAAATACCATCACATTAGATTATGGAGAAGTAACAGATATTTCCCCAGATATTAGATTAACATTGCATAATGCAGGCCACATTCTTGGTTCCGCAATATCTCACATGCACATTGGTGATGGAGCACACAACCTTGTTTATACTGGAGATTTCAAATACGAACCATCAAGATTACTTGAACCTGCAACAATCAGATTCCCTCGTGCTGAAACCGTAATTATGGAAAGTACCTACGGTGGAAGGGAGGATGTGCAACCTTCAAGAAATAATGCTGAAAAAGAAATGATGAAAACCATTTACAAGACACTTAAACGTGGCGGAAAAGTTTTAGTTCCAGTATTTGCAGTAGGAAGGGCACAGGAACTTATGGTAGTATTGGAAGAATACATGAGACACGGATTAATAGAAGAAGTGCCTATCTACATTGACGGAATGATTTGGGAAGCAACCGCAATTCATACAGCAAGACCTGAATATTTAAGTAAAGATTTAAGAGACCAAATATTCCATATGGGCAGAAATCCATTCGTTTCAGACATGTTTAAAAAAGTTCAAAATATTGACCAAAGAAAAGAGATTGTTGAAAGCCAGCAACCTGCAATCATTTTATCCACTTCCGGTATGTTAACCGGAGGTAATTCTGTAGAATACTTCAAATGGTTATGTGAAGATGAAAGAAACACATTAATATTTGTTGGATATCAGTCTGAAGGTTCAATGGGTAGAAGAGTTCAAAAAGGCTGGAAAGAAATTCCTCTTGAAGATGATGATGGTAGAATTAGACAATTCTGCGTAAAAATGCAAGTTAAAACCATCAACGGATTCAGTGGACACTCAAACAGAAGACAATTAATGGAGTACGTTAAAAGACTCAATCCTAGACCTGAAAAAGTTATTACATGCCATGGTGACCCTTACAAAACCGTGGACTTGGCTTCTTCAATTCACAGAAGTTATAAAATTGAAACAAAAACTCCAATTAATTTAGACTGTGTGAGAATTCATTAATAATTATATAGTAATTACAACAAAGTATTACTATAATATAAAATGTTGTAATATTTACAACATTATTAAATTTTATTTTAAATTAACAATAGGTGTAAAAATGGTTACTTATTCAGAATCCGGTGTTGATATTGATCTTGAAGCAGTTACTGTTTCAAAACTAGCTGATAAACTTAAATCAACATTATCATGTAGAGATATAATAACAGATAGCGGCCATTATGCTGCTTTAGTCAAATTAGGCGATAAAGCTATTGCAATGAGTACTGATGGTGTCGGAAGTAAAATTTTAATTGCAGAAATGATGAATAAATACGATACTGTAGGTATTGACTGTATTGCAATGGTTGTAAATGACATTTTATGTGTCGGTGCAGAACCTATAGCTTTAGTGGATTATCTTGCTGTTGAAAAACCTGACCCTGAAAGAGCTTCTGAAATTGCAGAAGGTCTTGTCAAAGGTGCTGAAGAATCAAAAATTGCAATCATCGGTGGTGAAACAGCATCACTTCCAGGAATTATTAAAGATTTTGACCTTGCAGGAACAGGTATTGGATTTGTCGATATTGATAAAATCATTACTGGCGAAAATATTCAACCTGGAAATGTTTTAATTGGTATTGAAAGTAATGGTATCCACTCTAACGGATATAGCCTAGCTAGAAAAGCATTGTTTGACGATGCAGGATTTAGTGTCGATGACAAAATGCCAAATGGAGAAACCACCATTGGTGAAGAGTTAATAAGACCAACTGAACTTTACGTTAAACCTATTGTAGCATTATTTGAAAAGGAATATAATATTAACGGACTTGCTCACATTACCGGAGGAGGTTTCACAAACCTCAGACGTTTGAAAAAAGGAGTAGGGTATGACATAACTGATCTTCCTGAAGTTCCGGAAATATTCAAATTAATATACCAACAAGATGTTGACATCAAAGAAATGTATAAAGTTTTCAATATGGGTGTCGGTTTTGTTGTAATATGTGATGAAAACGAAGCTGAAAAAATTATGAATACTTTAAAAGAATACTGTAATTGTCAAATTATCGGTAAAGTAACAGATGATGAAAAAATCACTGTTAAAGCTTTTGAAGGATCTGAAATTGAATACTGATTAATAATTAAGAAGGTGCGAATGAATGAAGATAATGAAAGATAAAGAAATAGCTCTTGTAAAAGAAATATTGAAAAAATTAGGAGCTAGCGAAGAAGACCAGGAATTAGTAGCGGAAGCTACAATTGATGCGGATTTAAAAGGATTTACCTCTCATGGTCTTGGTAGATTCCCACAATACTTAATTAGTATCGACGCAGGTACAATTAATTTAAAAGACAATATTACAATCGAAAAAGAAACCCCCGCTATTGCATTAATCAATGGAAATAGTGGATTTGGTCAGGCTGTTTCATACAAAGCAATGCAAATTGCTATTAAAAAAGCAAAAGAAGTGGGTATTGGATGTGTGGGAGTTCACAATTCAAATCACTTTGGAGTAACAGGATTTTACTCTGATTTAGCATTAAGAGAAAATTGTATAGGACTCGTTTTAGCAAATACTGACCCTGCTATTGCTCCATTAGGAGGAAGCGAACCATTAATCGGAACCAATCCTATTGCGTTAGGTATTCCATCAGAAACTTATATTACTGTAGATATGGCAACATCAGTTACTGCCCGTGGAAAAATTATTGAATCAAAAAGAAAAGGTTTAGATTTACCTGACGGATGGGCATTAGATAAAGATGGAAATCCAACCAATGATCCTGAAGCAGCATTAGAAGGTTCAATTTTACCATTTGGTGGTTTTAAAGGATATGCCCTTTCAGCATTAATTGAAATTTTAACTGGTCCGTTAGTACAGGCAGGATATGGTCATGGAGTAACAGGAACTGCATCTCCATCTAAAGACTGTACTAAAGGAGATTTATATGTTGTAATTGATCCATCCAAATTTGGAGATTTCGGTGAATTTGTAGAACATACTGAAGACTTCGTTTCACAAATCAGAGCTACCGGAGAAAATGTTGCAATTCCAGGAGATTTGGAAGTTAAAAGAATTGCTGAAGCCGAAGCAAATGGAATTCAAATTGATGAAAAATTATACGAGCAATTAAAAGAAATCTGTAACGATTTGGATATCGATATAGATTCCTACATGGAAGAATAATTATTATTCTTCTATACCCTATTTTTTTAATTATTTTATTGTAAATTATATTCAAATTTAACATATTTATTCTAAAGATAATGTTAAATAGAACAAAACTTTATAAGTAAATAACAACTTAAATTATTATACTAGAAAATTTAACCATTTTTAAAAAAAATTTTCTTTTTATAAAGGAGGAATAAAAGTTATGAAACTTAAAAACTCTTATATCTTATTAATAGTAATGTCAATATTCCTATTGATAAGTATTGGATCTGTTTGTGCTAGCGATGCTGCAATGGATGCAGATATCCTATCAGCTGATGACGGATCTGTTGATGTCCTTTCAGACAATGGTACAAATGAAGGCGCATCACCAAAAGCTACAAGTGTAGTTTCTAATGATGTAACAATCAACGAAAAAGAAACTGCGAAAATTCCAGTAACTGTAAAAGACAATGAATCTCAGACTGTAAATATTAAAACCGGAGATTTGAATGTTACTGAAGGAAGTAAAGTTATAAAATTTAATTATGCTAATGACAGTGTCATTTTAACTGAAAATTTAACTGCTGGAAATCACAGCATAATAATTAAATTTTTAGGTAATGCAAATTACACAAGTTCACAAACTACAATGAAATTATCAGTAATTGGTGAAAAAATTATTGATGCAGCTAATGCTAATGTAAATTCAACTAAAAAAGCAGTAGTACCTATCAAAATAACTGATGGCGTTACTGTATATGACATAGACAAAGATAAAATATCTTTGGTTGCATCATATAAAGACGGAAATAATACAATTACTAAAGCGATAGATAATTTTGAACTTATTAATAAAGCACTACACTTTGACTATCCTTTTGATGTTACAGGTAATTTAACAATAAATTATGCTGAAAATAAAACATTGACTAAAACTATTACAATCAATAGAATTTACAATGTTAAAATTATTGTATTAAATAAAGAAACAGATTATTCTGTAGGCAATCTTACATTCCAAATTTTTGATATTGATAATAACCTTGCAGTTTTACCAAATAAAACTATTTCAGTATCAGGAATGAAAAATACAACCCAACTCACTTGGATTACCCGTAATAGTGGCGGAAGTATGAGTATCAGTACTAACAAAGAATTTACAAGTGATAAAAATGGTATCGTCACAATCCCAAATGAGGATTTCTATCCTGGATACATCTTTGCTAACTACGTATATTGTCCTGCAGGAACTTATTCATTAACATTAACAGGTTCTAAAGACGTTAAAGGAACTAATAAAACAGATATTATTATTAACAAAGCATCAATAAACATTGTTATCAATCCATACAAAGAACATTACGGATCAACCAAACAAGTAGTTATTGATGTAACAAATGCTAAAACTGGAGATGGAATGTCCGGAGTTATTCTCCATTTATACATGGCAAATACTACTGCAAAAGATTATTATTTCCAAACTGACGATAATGGAACCAGTAAAATTAATGTATCCGGTTTAGTACCAGGAGATTATGCTTTAACAGTTAGTAACAATGATACTACTGACATTAACAAAAAAAGCGTTGATGGAAAAATAACCATTTTACCAACTGAGGTTAAAATGACAGTAAATGTCCCATCATCCATCTATTACAATACTGGAAATACTGCCACAATAAAGATTACCAACAAAAAAACTGGTGAAATTGTTCCTAATGCAATTGTTTTAGTTACAATTCAGACTGGAAGCAAAAAACAGAATTACCTTTATCAAGCAAATGCAAAAGGTGTTATAACTGTTAATTATGCTCCGGCAGCAGTTGGAAGTCATAAAATAATTGTACAAATGGCAGATACAAGATATGATGCAGCTAAAGTATCAAAATCATATACTGTTAAAAAAGCTAGTGGAAAAATTTCAGCTCCTAAAGTAACTACATACTACAAAGCTGGAAAATCATTCGTCATACGCTTATATAACACTAAAAATAAAAAACCGATTTATGCTGCTAAGCTTAATGTGAAAATATTCATCTCAAGCAGCAGATATTACAATTACAACGGTCAAACCGGATTAGACGGTAAATTAAGAATTTCACTTGATACATTTAACCCAGGAACTTACAAAGTCGTAGTTTCCCAAGGTGAAAAGAAAAACTTTACCGCTAAACAGGTTACTTCCCAATTTGTGATTAAAAAGACTACAGCAAAATTAACTCCTGCGAAAGTAACTGCTAAAAAAGGTGCAAGCAAATACTTTAAAGTTACTGTTAAAAACACCAAAACCAAAAAAGTTGTTTCATCAGGAGTTAAAATAAAAATGAAAGTTTACACAGGTAAGTCTTATAAAACTTACACTGCAAAAACCAATTCAAAAGGAATTGCACAATTAAATGTAAAATCCTTAAAAGTCGGAACTCACAAAGTTATTGTAAGCTCTGGAGATAAATACGTATCAGCTAAATCTGCTACATCAAGCATAAAAATAACAAAATAAGAGAATTTATTTTCTCTTAATCTTTTTCTTTTTTATATTTCGCATAAAAACCATCAGTATCCGCATATATTGCATAAAAACCGTATTCTTCTGCTTTTTTTATTGATGATTTAATATATTGTCTTCCCCAAGAAGTAATTGCTTTTGCACATTCAAAAGAATACCATCTGAAACGTGGGAAACCATAAATACCATACATGGTATTTGCAAGCCTTTTGATAGCTTGTTGCTGAACATCTAAAGCTTTCTTTTGTTGTGGATCGTCTGATGCCTTCATTTCACGTTTAATTCTAAAACGTTCCTGTAAAATCTTGTCAATAACAGAAGGAATGAACCCCTGTGGTGATTTTTTAAATTTAATTCCATGTTCCGGTGAAATATTGTACTCCTCTTCATTTTCAACATCACCCAGCACCATTACATCAGGAGATATGTTTTTTGAAATGATTATACTAGGATATAGGCTTCTAAAGTCGAACTGTACTAAATTTTCATGAAGGCCTGTTTCAGGTTCTCTTACATAACCCCCTTCATTGTCTTCGGCATTAGCCCTGTCTGCAAAATTAGACCCCTGTTTGTTTGGTACAACTTCATCATCAAAGTAAGCCTGCTTAACTAAAAACCATTCTGCCTGTTGGCCTGTAGCCATACGAGATACGTCAAATAAAGGTTGACCAATAATACGGGTAAGTTCTAAATTAAGAGGTAATGTCTGTTCAGCAATTTTTAAAGTGGAAATTACATCATCAAGAGAATAATCAAAGAGATTGTCTAGCTCTTCACCGCCATTGTCCCAGAATTCAAAAATTTGCTCACCAGGAACATCTATCTTTTCTTCACCAAACAGTTCATAATATACTCTTTCCAATGTATATCTTTCAAGTGACATGTATCTTCTCATTACAAGATACAAATCTACATGGATTAATCCTTTAAGAGAAGCAGCATTGGCATATCCTCTTCTGATATATTTAACGTCAGATTCATCCATTCCAATATCCAAATCCACACCCAATAATTTTGCACGGTCTTTCAGATATGGGAAATCAAAGTTATCAGAGTTGTATCCTACAAGAATGTCAATATTATTGTCTTTGATAATTTTGACAAACTCCTGAATCATCTCTCTTTCAGATGAAACCTGATTTACAAAGTCATCACGGTTTTCGGAATTGGTTTTTGTTGAAATGACCTGATTTATTCCGAAATTGCTTGCCACACCTATCATAATGATTTCATCCTCTTCAGAGTTTGGCATGCCGTGAGGGTTTCTAACCTCCAAATCGAAACTTAAAATTCTGAACTTTTGAGGATTATCTTCAACACGTTTTAAATCTTCTGTAAGTTTGATAATTGTTATATCCTGATTTTTGGAATCCAATTTTAAAAAGGAATCAACTTCCTCTCCAACAGCAACCACTTCAGTCATTGGAATTACATCACGGTCCATCAGATATCTTCTATAAAATGGAATGTCAAATTCCCTTATTTGAATAACGTTTTCCAAATCCCTGAGATTATCCCTGTTTTTTGCAAGTTCCTGAGGATGTTTGAAAGTTACCTTTACAAATTCATTTTCAATCTGGAAATCCTTTTTAATTACTTTTTCTGCTTTAACGTCATCCAGATTTTCCTCAATCTCTTTAATACACTCTTCAATGTTATCTGATACAACATATAAATATGGTTCGAATGTATCATCAAGGAGTATGACATTTTTATCACCATCTTTTGAAAATAATCTGATTACAGGCTTATCTTCGAATGTTACATAATCAATATCTAAAATAACAACATTTCTCTGCATTTACTCCTCTCCAAGAAGATATTCTTTTCTATAATTATCTAAAACAGTATAGGTTATTCCTAAAATTAAAGGACCAACAATAAAACCTACAATTCCATAGACCAAAGGACCTGACAAGAATCCTATTAACAGTATTAAAGGATGAATTTCAGCATAATGACTTGACAGGGCAGGCCTTATATACATATCAACTGTGCTTAGGAAGAATCCGAATAACAGCACAACGATTGCCCTTGGATAATTGCCCGAGAAGATATCCATAAAAAACAATGCCCAGTAAATAGGCCACGGTCCGAATATTGGAATCAGCTGCAGAATTCCAGTCAATACACCTAAAAATATTCCAAACGGATAGCCTAAAAGACTATAACCTATTGCTCCAAAAATACCTATGATTACAGAGGTCAGGACATGCCCGTAAAAAATGCTTCTTAAAACATCCTTTACCGATTCAACAGTATTGTCAAAAAATTTCTTGGAATCATCAGGAACAAAGTCTCTTACAAAACTTAAGCATTTATCTCCATCTCTGACAAAATAAAATACTGAACATACCAAAATAAACAAGTCCAAGCTGAGATTAAAGAATTTGCTTAAGAAAGTAACTGCATATTGCAGAACATATTTTCCTATTTCGTTTAATGAAGAATTGATTGAGGAATTGATAGATCCCATATCTATAGGCAATTGTGAAATAAATTTATCAATGTCGGCATAATAGTTATTTGCCATCATTGATGTGATTACAGATGAAAGTTCATAAGAAACGTAAGCTACAAGCAGTATTAACGGCACCAATACAACAATCATTGCCAATATAATAGAAACTGATGAAAATTTTAATTTTGATTGAATTTTACGGGCTACCGGTTTAACCAAGTAAGATAGGATAGCCCCTAAAAGAATCATGTTTAAAACAGGGAATATGAACATTAATGAAACTACCAATAAAAAAATCACCAGCAGAATCGGCGGATTTAAGTAATTTTTAATGTCAACTCCCATAATATCATCCTATTCAGTATTTTACGCCTGAAGCATCCCTTCTGTATTTTCCGAATTCTGAAATTTTATAAATCTTTTCATTTTCAAAAACAGGACCTTCCACACATATTCTCCAACCTTCATCATCAACACAACATTGACCACACACTCCAAGAGCGCATTTCATGTATCTTTCAAGAGAATATTGGGCAGGTATTGAAGCATCTTCAAGAATATTAAAGATACCTTTCATCATTATCTCAGGACCGCAAACAAATGCATAATCATAAGTCGAATCTTCAAGTAAAGTTATAGTACAATCAGTTGCAAATCCTTTAAATCCAAAACTTCCATCATCAGTACATGGATGAATGGTAGCTCCCAATTTTTCCAAATAATCAATGAACAGCAATTCGTCTTTTGTCACTGCAGCTGCAACAACATCAACATTATTGTTTTTATTCAATAAATCTGAAGTAATTGATGCAATAGGAGCCATTCCAACTC is part of the uncultured Methanobrevibacter sp. genome and encodes:
- a CDS encoding dihydroorotate dehydrogenase electron transfer subunit, translating into MINEPKIVEIKEIIEETPTIKTFKFDWDMKSLGRPNPGEFVMVWNFRNEKPMSISQINDNELAISVKNIGEFTSQLHDLNVGDQIGVRGSYGNGFNNSFEGKNILAIGGGVGMAPIASITSDLLNKNNNVDVVAAAVTKDELLFIDYLEKLGATIHPCTDDGSFGFKGFATDCTITLLEDSTYDYAFVCGPEIMMKGIFNILEDASIPAQYSLERYMKCALGVCGQCCVDDEGWRICVEGPVFENEKIYKISEFGKYRRDASGVKY
- a CDS encoding AI-2E family transporter yields the protein MGVDIKNYLNPPILLVIFLLVVSLMFIFPVLNMILLGAILSYLVKPVARKIQSKLKFSSVSIILAMIVVLVPLILLVAYVSYELSSVITSMMANNYYADIDKFISQLPIDMGSINSSINSSLNEIGKYVLQYAVTFLSKFFNLSLDLFILVCSVFYFVRDGDKCLSFVRDFVPDDSKKFFDNTVESVKDVLRSIFYGHVLTSVIIGIFGAIGYSLLGYPFGIFLGVLTGILQLIPIFGPWPIYWALFFMDIFSGNYPRAIVVLLFGFFLSTVDMYIRPALSSHYAEIHPLILLIGFLSGPLVYGIVGFIVGPLILGITYTVLDNYRKEYLLGEE
- a CDS encoding DNA-directed DNA polymerase, with protein sequence MQRNVVILDIDYVTFEDKPVIRLFSKDGDKNVILLDDTFEPYLYVVSDNIEECIKEIEENLDDVKAEKVIKKDFQIENEFVKVTFKHPQELAKNRDNLRDLENVIQIREFDIPFYRRYLMDRDVIPMTEVVAVGEEVDSFLKLDSKNQDITIIKLTEDLKRVEDNPQKFRILSFDLEVRNPHGMPNSEEDEIIMIGVASNFGINQVISTKTNSENRDDFVNQVSSEREMIQEFVKIIKDNNIDILVGYNSDNFDFPYLKDRAKLLGVDLDIGMDESDVKYIRRGYANAASLKGLIHVDLYLVMRRYMSLERYTLERVYYELFGEEKIDVPGEQIFEFWDNGGEELDNLFDYSLDDVISTLKIAEQTLPLNLELTRIIGQPLFDVSRMATGQQAEWFLVKQAYFDDEVVPNKQGSNFADRANAEDNEGGYVREPETGLHENLVQFDFRSLYPSIIISKNISPDVMVLGDVENEEEYNISPEHGIKFKKSPQGFIPSVIDKILQERFRIKREMKASDDPQQKKALDVQQQAIKRLANTMYGIYGFPRFRWYSFECAKAITSWGRQYIKSSIKKAEEYGFYAIYADTDGFYAKYKKEKD
- a CDS encoding beta-CASP ribonuclease aCPSF1; this encodes MTSDILENIKKEILQKLPDEIQVSKVEFEGPEVVVYTKNPEIITENGDLIRSLAKELRKRIIIRSDKSALLEPEKTIEKIHEIVPEGAEITDIYFDTVTGEVVITAKKPGLVIGKYGVTSRNIVKNTGWAPKILRTPPISSDIIGKIRTIQKNSSKERKKMLQRLGRQIHQGSKYPNDWARVTSMGGFKEVGRSSMLLQTPNSRVLLDCGVNVAASDNKNAFPYLNAPEFSIEELDAVIISHAHLDHCGFVPYLYHYGYEGPVYCTTPTRDLTTLLQFDHLDIAHREGNPLPFTSKHVKQAIKNTITLDYGEVTDISPDIRLTLHNAGHILGSAISHMHIGDGAHNLVYTGDFKYEPSRLLEPATIRFPRAETVIMESTYGGREDVQPSRNNAEKEMMKTIYKTLKRGGKVLVPVFAVGRAQELMVVLEEYMRHGLIEEVPIYIDGMIWEATAIHTARPEYLSKDLRDQIFHMGRNPFVSDMFKKVQNIDQRKEIVESQQPAIILSTSGMLTGGNSVEYFKWLCEDERNTLIFVGYQSEGSMGRRVQKGWKEIPLEDDDGRIRQFCVKMQVKTINGFSGHSNRRQLMEYVKRLNPRPEKVITCHGDPYKTVDLASSIHRSYKIETKTPINLDCVRIH
- the purM gene encoding phosphoribosylformylglycinamidine cyclo-ligase, which produces MVTYSESGVDIDLEAVTVSKLADKLKSTLSCRDIITDSGHYAALVKLGDKAIAMSTDGVGSKILIAEMMNKYDTVGIDCIAMVVNDILCVGAEPIALVDYLAVEKPDPERASEIAEGLVKGAEESKIAIIGGETASLPGIIKDFDLAGTGIGFVDIDKIITGENIQPGNVLIGIESNGIHSNGYSLARKALFDDAGFSVDDKMPNGETTIGEELIRPTELYVKPIVALFEKEYNINGLAHITGGGFTNLRRLKKGVGYDITDLPEVPEIFKLIYQQDVDIKEMYKVFNMGVGFVVICDENEAEKIMNTLKEYCNCQIIGKVTDDEKITVKAFEGSEIEY
- the comC gene encoding L-sulfolactate dehydrogenase, yielding MKIMKDKEIALVKEILKKLGASEEDQELVAEATIDADLKGFTSHGLGRFPQYLISIDAGTINLKDNITIEKETPAIALINGNSGFGQAVSYKAMQIAIKKAKEVGIGCVGVHNSNHFGVTGFYSDLALRENCIGLVLANTDPAIAPLGGSEPLIGTNPIALGIPSETYITVDMATSVTARGKIIESKRKGLDLPDGWALDKDGNPTNDPEAALEGSILPFGGFKGYALSALIEILTGPLVQAGYGHGVTGTASPSKDCTKGDLYVVIDPSKFGDFGEFVEHTEDFVSQIRATGENVAIPGDLEVKRIAEAEANGIQIDEKLYEQLKEICNDLDIDIDSYMEE